The nucleotide window GGAAAGGACGTCGTTATCGGGGGTAGCCGCGGCGATTGCGTCTACGTCAATCACGATGGCTGGCTCGCCCGCTACAAGACCCTGCACAAGGGAACACGGCAAATACTTGACTTCATCCTGCCGGGGCAGGTGTTCGGATTGCCGGCCTGCGTGTTCCAATGCGCGCCATATTCGGTTGTCACGGTCACGCGGGCGACTCTCTCCGCGGTGCCGTTCGGGCTCGTTGATACAATGTTCGATCAGGAGCCTGCGCTGGCCAAAGCGTTGTTCTGGTCGACGATCTATGACGCGGCGATTCTTGGCGAGCACCTTGTCGATGCCGGCCGTCGCTCGGCCTATGAGCGGGTGAGTCATCTGTTGCTGGAACTGCTCGTGCGACTGAACAGAACGCGCCCGACGACCAAGATGACATTCTCGATGCCGCTGACACAGGAACTGGTCGCCGATGCACTCGGACTGACAACAGTTCATGTCAATCGAACCTTTCGAAAATTGCGCGACGACGGCCTGATCGAGGTTGACGGGCGCTCCGTCAGGATCATTTCCTTCGAAGCTTTGTCGCTGCTGTCGGACTTTGAGCAGACTTATTTGAACGATGTCCGCCCATAGCAGGCCCATTCGAAGGTTAGCCGGAAAGCTCCTCTTGGCCCATCACGACGTTTGACGCGGCGTCGATGCATGTCGGCTCACAGGATCAGACCGGTATGCAGCCCGGCGCCGGCTTTGCCGCATGACCCATCGCGAACATTGCGGACCATTTTGCTGGTGGTTGAAGACGTCTAACCCAGGTAGAGTTGACGAGACACAACTACCAAAGCATCACGATGAAAACGGTGCGCCTTTCTACCCTGATTGCACTGGCGGCGTGGCTGGCAATATTCCTTGTTGGGGTGCTTCCGTATGCGGGCAGCCGGATGCTCAAAATCGAAAGCCGCCCCCACGTAATCGGGTCTTTCTCGAACTACCGCGTCGTTTCCGGAACCAAAGGCTCCAGATACGTTCTTGCGACGCTCGACTTTGATCGGCCAGGCTCGCAAGGGGTCGTGCATTGCAAGGTCGACCCGTATCAATTGGGCCCGGTCAATACTGAGGGGTCAAGGCTTTCGAGCGCGCAATTCGCGGTGCGGATGGACTCATGCGCGGAGGCGATCCAGTTGCCATTGAGT belongs to Bradyrhizobium manausense and includes:
- a CDS encoding Crp/Fnr family transcriptional regulator, whose product is MDQVKRRRVGSSAGVRHAIAPPAPDRSAPCPIDGNPRVGALLGQADAAFARSLRRSSIPKGKDVVIGGSRGDCVYVNHDGWLARYKTLHKGTRQILDFILPGQVFGLPACVFQCAPYSVVTVTRATLSAVPFGLVDTMFDQEPALAKALFWSTIYDAAILGEHLVDAGRRSAYERVSHLLLELLVRLNRTRPTTKMTFSMPLTQELVADALGLTTVHVNRTFRKLRDDGLIEVDGRSVRIISFEALSLLSDFEQTYLNDVRP